One region of Termitidicoccus mucosus genomic DNA includes:
- the lpdA gene encoding dihydrolipoyl dehydrogenase, whose product MTQFDLLVIGGGPGGYVCAFRAAQLGLNVALVEKRATLGGTCLNVGCIPAKALLHSTEHYVFAKTHAAAHGIKFDHVEADLSTLMKRKDAVVAKLTGGVAQLAKARKIAVFTGTASFVPGAAAPGSGGTGDSPVIPHSIEILSPAPKPNTPPVRQTVAAKAVVIATGSAPAALPFLPFDGKTIISSDHAIALSDIPKKLVVIGGGAIGLELGSVWARLGSDVTIVEFLPKIAATADDDIVRNFTRLLQKQGLKIETGAKVTGAKSLGPSVVLTAERDGSPLEFPADKILVAVGRRPFTDGLGLDKIGVALDAKGRVQVDAQLRTNIPGIYAIGDVVAGPMLAHKAEEDGAAAAEWIAGRHGHIDWDLMPAIIYTAPELATVGLGEDAAKAKGVAVNTGRFNFAANGRALAADAADGCVKIISDAATDRLLGAQILGHGAGELIGEVVAHMEYGGSAEDLARTVHAHPTMSEAVKEAALAVSKSAIHAL is encoded by the coding sequence ATGACCCAATTCGACCTTCTCGTCATCGGCGGCGGCCCCGGCGGATACGTCTGCGCCTTCCGCGCCGCGCAACTCGGCCTCAACGTCGCGCTCGTGGAAAAACGCGCCACCCTGGGCGGCACCTGCCTCAACGTCGGCTGCATCCCCGCCAAGGCCCTCCTCCACAGCACCGAACACTACGTTTTCGCCAAAACCCACGCCGCCGCTCACGGCATCAAGTTCGACCACGTCGAGGCCGACCTCTCCACGCTGATGAAGCGCAAGGACGCCGTCGTCGCCAAGCTCACCGGCGGCGTCGCCCAGCTCGCCAAGGCCCGCAAGATCGCCGTCTTTACCGGCACGGCCTCCTTCGTCCCGGGCGCGGCGGCGCCCGGTTCGGGTGGCACGGGCGACTCGCCCGTGATTCCGCATTCCATCGAAATCCTCTCCCCCGCCCCCAAGCCGAACACCCCGCCCGTCCGCCAGACCGTCGCCGCCAAAGCCGTGGTCATCGCCACCGGCTCCGCCCCCGCCGCGCTTCCCTTCCTCCCCTTCGACGGCAAGACCATCATCAGCAGCGACCACGCCATCGCGCTCTCCGACATCCCGAAAAAACTCGTCGTCATCGGCGGCGGCGCCATCGGCCTCGAGCTTGGCTCGGTCTGGGCGCGCCTCGGCTCCGACGTCACCATTGTCGAATTTCTGCCCAAAATCGCCGCCACCGCCGACGACGACATCGTGCGCAACTTCACGCGCCTCCTCCAGAAACAAGGCCTGAAAATCGAGACCGGCGCGAAGGTCACCGGCGCGAAATCCCTCGGCCCCAGCGTCGTGCTCACCGCCGAGCGCGACGGCTCGCCCCTCGAATTTCCCGCCGACAAAATCCTCGTCGCCGTCGGCCGCCGCCCGTTCACCGACGGGCTCGGCCTCGACAAAATCGGCGTCGCCCTCGACGCCAAGGGCCGCGTGCAGGTGGACGCGCAACTCCGCACCAACATTCCCGGCATTTACGCCATCGGCGACGTCGTCGCCGGCCCCATGCTCGCGCACAAGGCCGAGGAGGACGGCGCGGCCGCCGCCGAATGGATCGCGGGCCGGCACGGCCACATCGACTGGGACCTCATGCCCGCCATCATCTACACCGCGCCCGAGCTCGCCACCGTCGGCCTCGGCGAGGACGCGGCCAAGGCCAAAGGCGTCGCGGTCAACACGGGCCGGTTCAATTTCGCCGCCAACGGCCGCGCCCTCGCCGCCGACGCGGCCGACGGCTGCGTGAAAATCATCTCCGACGCCGCGACCGACCGGCTCCTCGGCGCGCAAATCCTCGGCCACGGCGCGGGCGAGCTCATCGGCGAGGTGGTCGCGCACATGGAATACGGCGGCAGCGCCGAGGACCTCGCCCGCACCGTCCACGCCCACCCGACGATGAGCGAGGCGGTGAAGGAGGCCGCCCTCGCCGTATCCAAGTCAGCAATACACGCGCTCTGA
- a CDS encoding TrkH family potassium uptake protein — protein sequence MRPALLENPRALVVPLLNVLLVLCSLGALGLFVLVAGWPLGPDAERQVRLATRAVLGVFVAQEIIRMWLQRHRLAYLKTRKIEAALVVLILAEVSLGPQVHAWIRTVLPDASPGSLTLFLLACSQLTLLALIAVRALRRNRLLAALRLSPGMLFILSFALVIACGTLMLKTPNATVHGIGWLDAFFTATSSVCVTGLGVIDVSSDLTRHGQWIILGLVQVGGLGMMTLTYFFAYFLTGGVSLRNRIALQNLLNEDSLGQIGTVLGVIVGFTLAVELAGAAAIHSLLAETGGLPSGEAVFFSLFHSVSAFCNAGVSILPGNLADPAMHGRTGVIAVIMALIVTGGIGFPVVKNFWQVFIAQLRRLAGLRVAIPPRLTTNSRVVLVTSGVLVVGGAALIYLTEFVFADGRPATNMSPWFTALFQSVATRSAGFNVTPTELLTPATSILMMALMFVGGSPSSTAGGIKTSTLAVAVLALRRVVLGRPEIEAFGRRIPNETADRALAVMLLALGFFVLIATTLCMLHPELPPLDLVFEAIGAVSTAGLARGVTGELGPAAKLVMIAGMFIGRVGVLMFLLSFIPRRERAGYRYPEATIVIT from the coding sequence ATGCGCCCCGCCTTGCTTGAAAACCCGCGCGCGCTTGTCGTCCCGCTGCTGAATGTCCTGCTGGTGCTCTGCAGCCTGGGCGCGCTTGGCCTGTTCGTGCTGGTCGCGGGCTGGCCGCTCGGACCGGATGCGGAGCGCCAGGTCCGCCTCGCCACCCGCGCGGTGCTGGGCGTGTTTGTCGCGCAGGAAATCATCCGCATGTGGTTGCAGCGCCACCGGCTCGCCTACCTGAAAACCCGCAAGATCGAGGCCGCGCTCGTCGTGCTGATTCTCGCCGAGGTGAGTCTCGGGCCGCAGGTCCACGCGTGGATACGCACGGTGCTGCCGGACGCCTCGCCCGGCTCGCTCACGCTTTTTCTGCTCGCCTGCTCGCAGCTCACGCTGCTGGCGCTCATCGCGGTGCGCGCGCTCCGGCGCAACCGCCTGCTGGCCGCGCTCCGCCTCTCGCCCGGCATGCTGTTCATCCTGAGCTTCGCCCTGGTGATCGCATGCGGCACGCTGATGCTGAAAACCCCCAACGCCACCGTGCATGGCATCGGCTGGCTCGACGCTTTTTTCACCGCCACCAGCTCCGTCTGCGTGACCGGGCTGGGCGTCATCGATGTCTCAAGCGACCTCACGCGCCACGGCCAGTGGATCATCCTCGGGCTGGTCCAGGTAGGCGGGCTGGGCATGATGACGCTCACGTATTTCTTCGCCTATTTCCTCACCGGCGGCGTGTCGCTGCGCAACCGTATCGCGCTCCAGAACCTGCTCAACGAGGACAGCCTCGGCCAGATCGGCACCGTGCTCGGCGTCATCGTCGGCTTCACCCTCGCCGTCGAGCTGGCGGGGGCGGCGGCCATCCATTCGCTGCTCGCGGAGACCGGCGGGCTGCCGTCGGGCGAGGCGGTCTTCTTCTCGCTCTTCCACTCCGTGTCGGCGTTCTGCAATGCCGGCGTGTCCATCCTCCCCGGCAATCTGGCCGATCCCGCCATGCACGGCCGGACCGGCGTCATCGCCGTCATCATGGCGCTCATCGTCACCGGCGGCATCGGGTTTCCCGTGGTCAAGAATTTCTGGCAGGTGTTCATTGCGCAACTGCGAAGGCTGGCCGGGCTGCGCGTCGCGATCCCGCCGCGCCTCACCACCAACAGCCGCGTGGTGCTCGTCACCTCCGGCGTGCTGGTCGTCGGGGGCGCGGCGCTGATCTACCTGACCGAGTTTGTCTTCGCCGACGGGCGGCCCGCCACGAACATGAGCCCCTGGTTCACCGCTCTCTTCCAGTCCGTCGCGACGCGCTCCGCCGGGTTCAACGTCACGCCCACCGAGCTGCTCACGCCCGCCACCAGCATCCTCATGATGGCGCTCATGTTTGTCGGCGGCAGCCCGTCGAGCACCGCCGGCGGCATCAAGACCTCCACGCTCGCCGTCGCGGTGCTCGCGCTGCGCCGCGTCGTGCTCGGCCGCCCGGAGATCGAGGCATTCGGCCGCCGCATCCCCAACGAAACCGCCGACCGCGCCCTCGCCGTCATGCTGCTGGCCCTCGGCTTCTTCGTGCTCATCGCCACCACGCTCTGCATGCTCCACCCCGAGTTGCCGCCGCTCGACCTCGTCTTCGAGGCCATCGGCGCCGTCTCCACCGCCGGCCTCGCCCGCGGCGTCACCGGGGAACTCGGCCCCGCCGCCAAGCTCGTCATGATCGCGGGCATGTTCATCGGGCGCGTGGGCGTGCTCATGTTCCTTCTTTCCTTCATCCCCCGACGGGAGCGCGCCGGCTACCGCTACCCGGAGGCGACCATCGTCATCACCTGA
- a CDS encoding potassium channel family protein produces the protein MKCCVIGLGVFGKNLAINLAQLGADVLAIDRREENISLIKDEVGAAVVMDFEDPTPLAHFPIAEMDAVVVAIGDDFESSMAFTVKVQELGAQRIACRVLSPMHERLLRLMKIDRLVVPEEVAARGLAHSLLMRGVVGGFDMGDAHSIIEARVPARLVGKSLIDTGAIFKKAGVRIVTIKRLVTGAFGGLLKTAEKRRTMGVVALDEVFQQEDIFVLFGEEKNLRTFLDDYSGE, from the coding sequence ATGAAATGCTGCGTAATCGGACTGGGCGTGTTCGGCAAAAACCTCGCCATCAACCTCGCGCAACTCGGCGCCGACGTGCTCGCGATCGACCGCCGCGAGGAAAACATCTCGCTCATCAAGGACGAAGTCGGCGCCGCCGTCGTGATGGACTTCGAGGACCCGACGCCGCTCGCGCATTTCCCCATCGCCGAGATGGACGCCGTCGTGGTCGCCATCGGCGACGATTTTGAAAGCTCGATGGCCTTCACCGTGAAAGTGCAGGAGCTGGGCGCGCAACGCATCGCCTGCCGCGTGCTCTCGCCCATGCACGAACGCCTCCTGCGCCTGATGAAAATCGACCGCCTCGTCGTCCCCGAGGAAGTCGCCGCGCGCGGTCTCGCGCACTCCCTGCTCATGCGCGGCGTGGTCGGCGGCTTCGACATGGGCGACGCGCATTCCATCATCGAGGCTCGCGTGCCCGCCCGGCTCGTCGGCAAGTCGCTCATCGACACCGGCGCGATTTTCAAGAAGGCCGGCGTGCGCATCGTGACCATCAAGCGCCTCGTCACCGGCGCGTTCGGCGGCCTGCTCAAGACCGCCGAGAAACGCCGCACCATGGGCGTCGTGGCCCTCGACGAAGTATTTCAGCAGGAGGACATCTTCGTGCTCTTCGGGGAGGAAAAAAACCTGCGCACCTTCCTCGACGATTATTCGGGCGAGTAG
- the dgt gene encoding dGTP triphosphohydrolase → MKSQNRFYSEFDTQTLQAASGEAARPGDYRSPFQIDRDRLIHSHAFRKLQSKTQVFLSGEYDFYRTRLTHSMEVAQIGRSICQFLRAPACASHALLADDFYIDGDLVEAVCLAHDLGHPPFGHSGERTLQEIMRAHGGFEGNAQTLRLLADTIFETESDIRGMQPTRALADGVLKYKKLYHEFSKPPQHHFIYDSQRAHRDFVFDGAAIPEELHEDEALNKFKSVECQIMDWADDTAYSLNDIVDGVKAGFLTIERIEAWAARGNVEADSLRERWLDTLIDAIRRDRLESRFARRIGHFVRACRLREREDENFMMGRTHRYRFELLVDVEAESEALFYKKMANDIIFESPQLQQIEYKARRVLFSLWEAAWENYAGHGERRIKILPPRVARQLLTAHGTDEKARCICDWLAGLTDGMIVRTYRRLFDPEFGSIRDLS, encoded by the coding sequence ATGAAAAGCCAAAACCGCTTCTACTCCGAGTTCGACACGCAGACACTCCAGGCCGCTTCGGGCGAGGCGGCGCGGCCCGGGGATTACCGCAGCCCGTTCCAGATCGACCGCGACCGGCTCATCCATTCGCACGCGTTCCGGAAGCTCCAGTCGAAGACGCAGGTGTTTTTGTCGGGCGAGTATGACTTTTACCGCACGCGGCTGACGCATTCGATGGAGGTGGCGCAGATCGGGCGGTCCATCTGCCAGTTTCTGCGCGCCCCGGCCTGCGCGAGCCACGCGCTGCTGGCGGATGATTTTTATATCGACGGCGACCTGGTCGAGGCGGTGTGCCTGGCGCACGATCTGGGGCATCCGCCGTTCGGGCATTCGGGCGAGCGCACGTTGCAGGAGATCATGCGCGCCCACGGCGGTTTCGAGGGCAACGCGCAGACGCTGCGGCTGCTGGCCGACACGATTTTCGAAACGGAGTCGGACATCCGCGGCATGCAGCCGACGCGCGCGCTGGCGGACGGCGTGTTGAAATACAAAAAACTCTACCACGAGTTTTCCAAGCCGCCGCAGCATCACTTCATCTACGACTCGCAGCGCGCGCACCGGGATTTTGTCTTCGACGGCGCGGCCATCCCGGAGGAGCTGCACGAGGACGAGGCGCTGAACAAGTTCAAGTCGGTGGAATGCCAGATCATGGACTGGGCGGACGACACGGCCTATTCGCTCAACGACATCGTGGACGGCGTGAAGGCGGGCTTCCTCACGATCGAGCGCATCGAGGCGTGGGCCGCCCGGGGGAACGTGGAGGCGGATTCGTTGCGCGAGCGCTGGCTGGACACGCTCATCGATGCGATCCGGCGCGACCGGCTGGAGTCGCGGTTTGCGCGGCGCATCGGGCACTTCGTGCGGGCGTGCCGGCTGCGCGAGCGCGAGGACGAGAATTTCATGATGGGGCGCACCCACCGCTATCGCTTCGAGTTGCTGGTGGACGTGGAGGCGGAGAGCGAGGCGCTGTTTTATAAAAAGATGGCCAACGACATCATTTTCGAAAGCCCGCAACTCCAGCAGATCGAATACAAGGCGCGGCGCGTGCTGTTCAGCCTGTGGGAGGCGGCGTGGGAAAACTACGCCGGGCACGGGGAGCGCCGGATAAAAATCCTGCCGCCGCGCGTGGCGCGCCAGCTTCTGACGGCGCACGGCACGGACGAAAAGGCGCGCTGCATTTGCGACTGGCTGGCGGGGCTGACCGACGGCATGATCGTGCGGACTTACCGGCGGCTGTTCGACCCGGAGTTCGGAAGCATCCGGGACCTGAGCTGA
- a CDS encoding LysM peptidoglycan-binding domain-containing protein yields the protein MNLNTSGHRRAFFVVVLAVAMLAGLRAPAVTPDELAALREQAAAGSAAAQYDLGLVYLDRRESVYDPAEAYAWMQLAADNGATGIALDALLARLNARQTARARQRLAELRADTAPVKAARPPVAAAAISPVSAAPGKSPVEAAPLAASPVAAARISPVETSPVSAPPPVSEPEPGKAALAAAQLELASSLASEKQRADSLAGELAAARQSAAALEKRLNELSGENKTLTGQLEQARDLGEQARLGANEELAAQREARASLERQAADLAARLADAEKKLASDSDTTKHEQQAALDRQTQTAGQLETARTQLATAQDENARLNQQLSEAQARHGEASTQNTALQQQLADAQGQLDGLRAAAGQTTDEAKSLRRQLADVTTARDSLQTQLDEIRASATRSDAETGALRQQIETLEASLADAKTRVARSADEAAQAKTDSEKLRLERDEAREKTIAAESALAGARTRADTGASELETARAEHEKTLALLAEARARLEDEQAKNALLEQQAGASAQKLSADLEAAKAELETVRAELETAQTESDKSRARADATAGELEAARAGHEKTSALLAEAHARLDATRAESAASQSSAQTQLAQLRETADALAAENETLKTRLAERAAQSAAPTAAIPPPPEAVSSRSAPSRPRSAAPAPTTAAPRMHTVKPGETLSEIAKAYYGSAARWPEIYEANRDKLKDPAALALGMEIVIP from the coding sequence ATGAACCTTAATACCTCCGGACATCGTCGCGCCTTCTTCGTAGTTGTACTCGCCGTCGCGATGCTGGCCGGCTTGCGCGCGCCGGCCGTCACCCCGGACGAACTCGCCGCGCTCCGCGAACAAGCCGCCGCAGGCTCCGCCGCCGCGCAATACGACCTCGGCCTCGTCTACCTGGACCGGCGGGAGTCGGTTTACGACCCCGCCGAGGCCTATGCCTGGATGCAACTCGCCGCCGACAACGGCGCCACCGGCATCGCCCTCGACGCCCTTCTCGCGCGCCTCAATGCGAGGCAAACCGCGCGCGCCCGCCAGCGCCTCGCGGAGCTTCGCGCCGACACCGCCCCGGTCAAAGCCGCCCGCCCGCCTGTGGCCGCCGCCGCGATCTCACCCGTCAGCGCCGCCCCCGGCAAAAGCCCGGTCGAAGCCGCGCCCCTGGCCGCCTCGCCTGTCGCCGCCGCCCGCATTTCCCCCGTGGAGACATCTCCGGTCAGCGCGCCGCCGCCCGTTTCCGAACCGGAGCCCGGGAAGGCCGCGCTCGCCGCCGCCCAGCTCGAGCTCGCCTCATCCCTCGCCAGCGAAAAACAACGCGCCGACAGCCTGGCCGGCGAACTCGCCGCCGCGCGCCAGTCAGCCGCCGCACTTGAAAAACGGCTCAACGAACTCTCCGGCGAAAACAAGACCCTGACCGGCCAGCTCGAACAGGCCCGCGACCTCGGCGAGCAGGCGCGCCTTGGCGCCAATGAAGAACTGGCCGCCCAGCGCGAAGCCCGCGCCTCGCTCGAACGGCAGGCCGCCGACCTCGCCGCGCGGCTTGCCGACGCTGAAAAGAAACTCGCGTCCGACTCCGACACCACGAAGCACGAGCAGCAAGCCGCCCTCGACCGCCAGACCCAGACCGCCGGCCAGCTCGAAACCGCCCGCACCCAACTCGCAACCGCGCAAGACGAAAACGCCCGCCTCAACCAGCAACTCTCCGAAGCGCAAGCCAGACACGGCGAGGCCTCCACACAAAACACCGCGCTCCAGCAGCAACTCGCCGACGCCCAAGGCCAGCTTGACGGGCTCCGCGCCGCCGCCGGGCAAACCACGGACGAAGCCAAATCGCTCCGCCGGCAACTCGCCGATGTCACCACCGCCCGAGACAGCCTGCAAACCCAGCTCGACGAAATCCGCGCGTCCGCCACCCGGTCCGACGCCGAGACCGGCGCGCTTCGCCAGCAGATCGAAACCCTCGAAGCCAGTCTCGCCGACGCCAAGACCCGCGTCGCCCGTTCCGCCGACGAAGCCGCGCAAGCGAAAACCGACAGCGAGAAACTGCGCCTCGAACGCGATGAGGCCCGCGAAAAAACCATCGCGGCGGAATCCGCCCTGGCCGGCGCCCGGACCCGCGCCGACACCGGCGCGAGCGAGCTTGAGACTGCCCGCGCCGAACATGAAAAGACCCTCGCGCTCCTTGCCGAAGCCCGCGCCCGGCTTGAGGACGAGCAGGCCAAAAACGCCCTCCTTGAGCAACAGGCCGGCGCCTCCGCCCAAAAACTTTCCGCCGACCTCGAAGCCGCCAAAGCCGAACTGGAAACCGTCCGGGCCGAGTTGGAAACCGCGCAGACGGAATCGGACAAGTCCCGCGCCCGAGCCGACGCCACCGCGGGCGAGCTTGAGGCCGCCCGCGCCGGGCACGAAAAGACCAGCGCGCTTCTTGCCGAGGCTCATGCCCGGCTCGACGCCACGCGCGCCGAGTCCGCCGCCTCGCAAAGTTCGGCGCAAACCCAGCTCGCGCAACTCCGCGAAACCGCCGACGCGCTCGCCGCCGAAAACGAAACCCTGAAAACGCGCCTCGCCGAACGCGCCGCCCAGTCCGCCGCGCCCACCGCCGCCATCCCCCCGCCGCCGGAAGCCGTCTCCTCGCGCAGCGCCCCCTCCCGCCCGCGGTCCGCCGCGCCCGCGCCGACGACCGCCGCCCCGCGTATGCACACGGTCAAGCCTGGCGAAACTCTTTCCGAAATCGCCAAGGCCTACTACGGCTCCGCCGCGCGCTGGCCTGAAATCTACGAAGCCAATCGCGACAAGCTGAAAGACCCCGCCGCGCTCGCCCTCGGCATGGAAATCGTCATCCCGTAA
- a CDS encoding TonB-dependent receptor plug domain-containing protein: MNSSRDVGYVARETLSGSRLKTSLRDVSSQVSIMTPEFLADVGANTLDEALRYSLNVENPGEYYDATTTNNTSLSLNPFLGPSRTRGLAVSTTTHDFFPTYLPIDTYNTERFTFASGPNAILFGSGNPAGSIDTLFKRAFHESSRYSAEFRFDTEDGWRAALDVNQPLWKNIVSIRATGLKQHGESFRKPNYEDAERGFVTLSVDPARWLSLRAWYETVDIKRQPVYNTVAKDRVTPWVEAGRPIYDNASGNPLPANSNDPSAPGYSPVFLPFTGNNATSRQVYVTGQSLGNVPLAYWTNTVITRGYDSIIQGADGFEHSIGDAAAFPVDANITGNGLRNQLDGDLWGVSVELNPFKNFYVELGYNEENYEQRFVEYGGTGATTLAVDANRYLPDGTTLNPNQGRYYVQGTLSSGAAWNQSRHARVTASYDLDFTRRDDWARWLGRLRVAGMLARDRNWRILQRAAPSVAGGGEVPYLRVYVDRQDDPSAEGVYHVNIPVNLFSDYTLPGTATAINSPFGPHAVYSAANGEATDIDTRLFAAQYYLLQDRIVLAYGKRADDSSGSLPVRLTDAGGNLISLIDRRDGFAHASDKKLKTDLKGVVVHPYKWLSFHYNESNSQNPSSTSAINLDGSAKPSGDGEGKDYGVSVHLLNGLVSLRVNKYESVLLDGLSSYRAGTGIGGINPFRDTVYNIEKSVLDAGAPQNPAFASYETAVAENASGTSFTGREVYDVSSDTRSEGYEAELVANPTPAWRISIGLAKTKASESNIAQDWFDFINARLPVWADYGNAVLHNNASQTVGGYINSNVISSWNYIRELEGRSNPALRKYRLNATMRYTFERGALKNLFVGGSYIWRSKMTLGYKTKTVRPEDMEFAYPGLVTGPLETIDISQPIYGKPLTEVDAFIGYSRKIFRGRIAWRIQANIRNLFDNQDRLAQRVDSAGVVQVYNLVAPRTLAVTNTFEF; encoded by the coding sequence GTGAACTCATCCCGCGATGTGGGTTATGTCGCCCGGGAAACCCTTTCTGGCAGCCGCTTGAAGACCTCCCTCCGCGATGTCTCGTCCCAAGTTTCCATCATGACCCCGGAATTTCTGGCGGATGTGGGGGCCAACACGCTCGATGAGGCGCTGCGTTATTCGCTCAATGTGGAGAATCCGGGTGAATACTATGACGCCACCACGACCAACAATACCTCGCTTTCGCTGAACCCCTTCCTGGGTCCCAGCCGGACACGCGGGCTCGCGGTTTCGACCACCACCCACGATTTTTTCCCGACCTACCTGCCCATCGACACCTACAACACCGAGCGTTTCACCTTTGCCAGCGGTCCCAATGCCATTCTCTTTGGCTCCGGCAATCCGGCGGGCAGCATCGACACTTTGTTCAAGCGCGCCTTTCACGAAAGCTCCCGTTACAGTGCGGAATTCCGTTTCGACACCGAGGATGGCTGGCGCGCCGCGCTGGATGTCAACCAGCCGCTCTGGAAAAACATCGTTTCCATCCGCGCCACCGGCCTCAAGCAGCATGGCGAGAGCTTCCGCAAACCCAATTACGAGGATGCCGAACGCGGTTTTGTCACCCTGTCGGTCGATCCCGCACGCTGGCTCAGTCTCCGAGCCTGGTATGAGACCGTGGATATCAAGCGCCAGCCCGTGTATAACACCGTCGCCAAGGACCGGGTGACACCGTGGGTGGAGGCCGGACGGCCGATATACGACAACGCCTCGGGCAACCCGCTGCCCGCCAACAGCAACGATCCGTCGGCCCCGGGTTACTCGCCGGTCTTTCTTCCCTTCACCGGAAACAACGCCACAAGCCGGCAAGTCTACGTCACGGGACAATCCCTCGGAAACGTCCCGCTCGCCTACTGGACCAATACCGTCATCACCCGCGGCTATGACTCCATCATCCAGGGAGCCGACGGGTTCGAGCACAGCATCGGCGATGCCGCCGCGTTTCCGGTTGATGCCAACATCACCGGCAACGGCCTGCGCAACCAGCTGGATGGCGACCTGTGGGGCGTCAGCGTTGAGCTGAATCCCTTCAAGAATTTCTACGTGGAGCTCGGCTACAACGAGGAAAACTATGAGCAGCGTTTCGTGGAATACGGAGGCACCGGCGCCACCACCCTCGCGGTGGATGCGAACCGTTACCTGCCGGACGGGACCACGCTCAACCCCAACCAGGGGCGCTACTACGTGCAGGGCACGCTGAGCTCCGGGGCCGCGTGGAACCAAAGCCGCCACGCCCGCGTCACGGCGTCCTATGACCTCGATTTCACCCGGCGCGACGATTGGGCGCGCTGGCTTGGCCGCCTCCGGGTGGCCGGCATGCTGGCCCGCGACCGCAACTGGCGCATCCTGCAGCGGGCGGCGCCATCCGTGGCGGGCGGCGGCGAGGTGCCTTATCTCCGGGTCTATGTCGACCGGCAGGACGATCCGTCCGCCGAGGGCGTCTATCATGTGAACATCCCGGTCAACCTCTTCTCGGATTACACGCTTCCCGGCACGGCGACTGCCATCAATTCCCCTTTCGGTCCTCACGCCGTCTATTCCGCCGCCAACGGCGAGGCCACGGACATCGACACACGCCTCTTTGCCGCCCAGTATTATCTGCTGCAGGACCGCATCGTCCTCGCCTATGGAAAGAGGGCGGATGACAGCAGCGGTTCCCTGCCGGTCCGGCTGACCGACGCCGGCGGAAACCTGATCTCGCTCATTGATCGCCGGGACGGATTCGCCCACGCCAGCGACAAAAAACTCAAAACCGACCTCAAGGGCGTGGTGGTCCACCCGTACAAGTGGCTTTCTTTCCACTACAACGAATCCAACAGCCAGAATCCCTCCAGCACCTCGGCCATCAACCTCGACGGCTCGGCCAAGCCCTCCGGCGATGGCGAGGGCAAGGACTACGGCGTCAGCGTCCACCTGCTCAACGGCCTCGTCTCGCTGCGCGTGAACAAATACGAGTCGGTGCTGCTCGACGGCCTCTCCAGCTACCGCGCCGGCACCGGCATCGGCGGCATTAACCCATTCCGCGACACGGTGTATAACATCGAAAAAAGCGTGCTCGATGCCGGCGCGCCGCAAAACCCGGCGTTTGCCTCCTACGAGACGGCGGTGGCCGAAAACGCATCCGGCACCAGTTTTACCGGACGCGAGGTTTACGATGTGTCCTCCGATACGCGCTCGGAGGGCTACGAAGCAGAACTGGTGGCAAACCCGACCCCGGCCTGGCGCATCAGCATCGGGCTGGCGAAAACCAAGGCGTCGGAATCCAACATCGCGCAAGACTGGTTCGATTTTATCAACGCGCGCCTTCCCGTGTGGGCCGACTATGGAAACGCGGTCCTGCACAACAATGCCAGCCAGACCGTCGGGGGGTATATCAATTCCAACGTCATATCGAGCTGGAACTACATTCGCGAACTCGAGGGACGCTCGAATCCCGCGCTCCGCAAGTATCGCCTCAATGCCACCATGCGCTACACCTTTGAGCGCGGCGCGCTCAAGAACCTCTTCGTGGGCGGCTCGTATATCTGGCGCAGCAAAATGACGCTTGGCTATAAGACCAAAACCGTCCGGCCCGAAGACATGGAGTTCGCCTATCCCGGCCTGGTCACGGGTCCGCTGGAAACCATCGACATCAGCCAGCCGATTTACGGGAAACCCCTCACCGAGGTGGATGCGTTCATCGGCTACAGCCGCAAGATTTTCCGAGGCAGGATCGCGTGGCGCATCCAGGCCAACATCCGGAATCTCTTCGACAACCAGGATCGCCTCGCCCAGCGCGTTGACAGCGCGGGAGTCGTGCAAGTGTATAATCTCGTCGCCCCGCGCACCCTGGCCGTGACCAACACGTTTGAATTCTGA